The genomic DNA GTCATGGATCGCGGGACGAACCGGGACGGGACCACGCTGGTCTTCCTGTCGCACGACCCCGACCAGCATCACCAGCTCGTGCTGGTGACCGGCCGGCCCCCCGGCATCGACTACAACGTCGTGAACCAGATCTCGTTCAAGCTGCCCACGCTCGCCGACCTCAAGGCCATGCACGCGCGCGTGCGCGAGGCAGGCATCAAAGAGTTCCGCATCGTCACCCACGGCAACGCCTGGTCGGTCTACTTCCCGGACCCCGAGGGCAACCGCGTCGAGCTCTTCGTCGATACTCCCTGGCACACGCCGCAACCCTTCGCGGAGCCGTTCGACATCGAAGCGCCGGTCGAGGCGATCCTGGCGCGGACCGAGGCCATCTGCCGGAGCCGTCCCGGGTTCGTGTCGCGCGTCGAGTGGCGGAAGGCCCAGGTGGAGAGGATGGCATGACGCCGGTCCGCTTGGCGGCGGTGGGCGTCGGGCGCTGGGGCGGCGTGCTCGCCGACGCGGCGGGGCGCGGGACCGGCCTGACCGTCGTCGCCTGCACCAGCCGCTCCCCCCAGAACCGCGCGCTCTTCGCCAAGACCTACGGCTGTCGCGACCTTCCGAGCTACGAGGCCGTCCTGGCCGATCCTGAGGTG from Candidatus Methylomirabilota bacterium includes the following:
- a CDS encoding VOC family protein is translated as VMDRGTNRDGTTLVFLSHDPDQHHQLVLVTGRPPGIDYNVVNQISFKLPTLADLKAMHARVREAGIKEFRIVTHGNAWSVYFPDPEGNRVELFVDTPWHTPQPFAEPFDIEAPVEAILARTEAICRSRPGFVSRVEWRKAQVERMA